The Gordonia terrae genome contains the following window.
TATTCGGGGACGAGGGCCTCGAATCGTTCGGCGAGCGGCCGGGTGCCGGTGAACTGGCCACGCGCCTGGTCGATCTCACCGATCGCGACGTTGGCTCCGAGTTGCGCCGTTCCCTCATCGGGTTCGACCCGCCCGAGAAGCAGCCGCAGCAGCGTCGTCTTGCCGGCACCGTTGTGGCCGGTGATGCCGATGCGTTCGCCGGCATTCACCTGCAACGACACCGGCCCCAGCACGAAATCACCCTGCCGCACAACCGCTTCGTTGAGTGTGGCGACCACCGAACTGGAGCGTGGGGCAGAGCCGATGGTGAACTCGAGCACCCATTCCTTGCGCGGCTCGGCGACCTCGTCCAGCCGCGCGATCCGACTCTCCATCTGCCGGACCTTCTGCGCCTGCTTCTCGCTGGATTCCGTTGCGGCGCGGCGTCGGATCTTGTCGTTGTCCGGCGCCTTGCGCATGGCGTTGCGGACGCCCTGACTCGACCATTCGCGTTGCGTCCGCGCCCGGGCGACGAGATCGGCCTTCTTGGCCGCGAACTCCTCGTATTCCTCGCGGCGGTGGCGCCGGGCGACGGCACGTTCCTCGAGGTAGCTCTCGTAACCACCGCCGTACACGGTGTTGGTGTGCTGCGCGAGGTCGAGTTCGAGCACGCGGGTGACGCTGCGCGCGAGGAACTCTCGATCGTGACTGACGAGGACGACGCCGCCACGCATCCCGGCCACGACCTCCTCCAGCCGCGCGAGACCGTCGAGGTCGAGGTCATTGGTCGGTTCGTCGAGGAGCACGATGTCGAACCGAGAACACAGCAGCGCGGCGAGCCCGACCCGCGCGGCCTGGCCACCGGACAGATCCGTCATCAGCGTGGCGTCCGGGTCGATGACGCCGTCGCCGAGACCGAGATCGGCGAGAACGGCGGGCAGTCGCTCGTCGAGATCGGCCGCCCCGGTGGCCAGCCAGTGGTCCAGCGCGGCCGCGTAGACGTCGGCCGGGTCTGCCGACGTCGCCGTGCCAGGATCGGCCAGCGCGTCGGCCGCGGCGTCCATCGCCACGGTGGCCGCCGCGCACCCGGTACGGCGTGCCACATAAGCGCGCACGACTTCCCCGGGAAGTCGCTCGTGCTCCTGTGGCAGCCAACCGACGAAGGCGTCGGACGGCGCCCGGGTGATCGTGCCCTCCAGAGGAGCGAGGTCACCGGCGAGGACCCGCAGGAGCGTGGTCTTCCCGGCTCCGTTCGCACCGACCACGCCGATCACGTCCCCGGGGGCCACGGTGAGATCGAGGTGATCGAACAGGACGCGGTGGGCATATCCCCCGGCGACGTCCTTGGCGACGAGCGTGGCGGTCATCGGTCCATGGTCGCACCCTGGCCGCGGCCGACGAGGACCCGGCGGGCGGCAGGCCCGTGTCCCCCGGTTTTCCCGACAGCCCGGCCGGGTATCCCCACGCATGACCTCAACTCGTGAGACCCGACACTTCGACGTCGTCGTCATCGGCGGCGGGAATGCCGGCCTCAGCGCAGCGGCGCGCCTGCTGCGCCTGGGCTTTCCCGACGTCGCGGTGATCGAACCGCAGGCCGTGCACACCTACCGCCCGCTCCTGTCCTATGTCGGCGGCGGCCAGGCGTCGCTTCGTGACGCCGAGCGCACACAGCGATCGGTCACGCCGGACGGGGTGACCTGGCTGCGGGACACGGCTGTCGTCGTCGACGCGGGCAAGCGAACGATCCGCTGTGCCTCGGGCGTCGACATCGGCTACCGAGACCTCATCCTGGCCGTCGGACTCGTGCCGGATCACGACGCGATGCCGGGGATCGACCTCGCGATCGCCGACCCGGCGGTCGCCAGCAACTATCTCGACCGAGCCGAGCAGACGTGGAATCTGGTGACCTCGATGCCGCGGGGCGGACGCGCCGTGTTCACCGTCCCGCGTCCGCCGGTCAGCTGCACCGGCACCACGCTCAAACCGTTGTTCCTCGCCGCCGCCCAGTGGCGGCGGGCCGGAATACTCGAATCCCTCGACATCACCCTGACCGTCGACCGGCCGCATCTGCTCGGCGTCGACGGCCTCGACGCCCGTCTGTCGGAGTGCCTCGACGAACTCGGCGTCCGCGTCCTGCTCGACAGCTCCGTCCGGCTCCACCCGGTCGATCGCCGGGTCACCGTGGTGACGGGCTCGGACACGCAGGACGTGCACTACGACATGCTGCATCTCGTGCCGCCGTTCCGTGGACCCGACCTCGTCACCGACTCGGGCCTGTCCGGCACCCGCGACCGGGGACTCGTCGACATCGACCCGCACACCCTCCGACACCGGACCCACCCGTCGGTCTGGGGCGCCGGCGACGGTGCCGCGATCGCCACCGACCCGTCCGGCGGCGGGCTGCGACGACAGATCGCGGTGCTCGTCGACAATCTCGCCGCGGCGCGGGCCGGCGAGGAACTGACGGCCTACGACGGGTACACGGTCGCTCCGATCGCGACCGACGCCCACCATCTGATCGCCGCCGAGTTCGACCGCGACGGAACACTGACGTCGTCGTTGCCGTCGGTGATCGACCCGCTCAAACCGCGTCGGAGCGCGTGGGCCTTCGACCGTTACGTCCTGCCGCGCCTCTACTGGAACGCAATCCTGCGCGGCCGGGTGTGAAACGCGCCCACCTGCCCCATCGGTTCGGAATCGAGAAGCTCTGCGGCCCGACCCGCACTACCGTGGGAAACGCCTCGGCACCGGGGCGTTGACCACGAAAGGAATGCGAATGGGCGACTCGGGAGGATTCTCCGACCAGGAACGTGCCGCGATGAAGGAGCGTGCGGCGGAACTAAAGAAGGAGAAGGCCCGCGGACGCGGCAACAAGCGCGCGGCCGAGGAACTCGATCTGCTCGCCAAACTGGAGAACATGGAGCCGGCCGATCGCGCGCTGGCCGAACGCATCCACGCGATCGTGACCGCGACCGCGCCGGACTTGGCGCCGAAACTCTGGTACGGGCAACCGGCCTACGCGCTGAAGGGCAAAGTGGTGTGCTTCTTCCGGAGCGGCCAGGACGACAAGGAACGCTACTCCACCTTCGGCTTCACCCAGAACGCGAACCTCGACGACGGCGGCTTCTGGCCCACGTCATTCGCGGTCAGTGCATTGGACACCGACGCCGAGAAGACCATCGCAACACTGGTCGCCCAGGCCGTGAATTGACCGTCCGGGTATCCGGGACAGGCCGCGGAAGCCACCCCTCTGGCCAAGAGGACTGCGACACGGTATATTTCGTCAGGTGTTGACTTCCTCTGAACAAAGATTGGGGGTCCACGTCGTGCGCGGTGAGTGCTGATGCGCCTCCCGCCCACGACTGGAATTCCTCCCCGCCTCTCCCCCTGGCTCCGCGCCCGTCAATTCGCGGTACCACCCTCCATGATCGACGCCGCCACCGCTGCGCGTCGTGCCGCCGACTGGATCGGCGCTTGCGCCGCAGCAGGTTTCGACGCCGACATCGATCTGGACGCCGTGCGCCGAAGGTGCGGCGCCGACCTGGCCGAACACCTTCAGGACGACCTCCTCCATCTCGCGCCCGACCTGCTGCGTTGGCATCTGCCGCGGATGGGCCCCGCCGGACACCTGCGCCCTGGCCTCACCATCGCGCTAGCCCGATATGGGCACGGTCCCGGAAACCGTTTCGGCACAGCAGGTTCGGTATACCTCGTAGCACGGACCGCACCGCGGTGGGCCGATGCCGGACAACGAGTGTCGCTGACCCTGTGGGACGGGTCGACGCCCGTCCCCCATCCACACCCCCGGCCGGACCGCAGATACCGGCTGGACCTGCATCGTCATCTGTGGGACGTCCGCCGCACCGCAGAACTCCGAATGCGTTGCGGTGCTTCCTCATCACCGTCACCGCCGACCCCGTCCCCGCCGCGTGACCCGCCCGACGGATGCGCCGTCGATCGATGGGCAGCCGAAGCCGCCTTGGTCCTCCGCGCCGACGGCCGTCGGTCAGGGTGCGTGCGGATACGGCTTGGAGCTGGTCGAGAACTGTTCCTGCACACCGACATCGATGATCTCGACGCCACCCGGTGGGTCGTCGACCCTCCTGCGGGAGGGATCACGGCTCTCCCGGTTCTTCCCGACGCCGCGACCAGGACGCTTCCGGATCTCGAACTGATCCGACACGGCGCGATCACACCCGGTCGGTTGCACCCGCTGGTGGCGGCCGCGCTCACGCCCGGGTGTGCCTCGGCACCTCGTGATCGAGAAGAGCTGGACGGAAACGGCTTTCAGAAGGTGCGATGTCGGGGCGAGCTACATCGCATCGGGATCGCCGACGGAGTTCTCTCGGCCCTCGATCACGACCGCGACGAGATCCGCCGCGAGGAGATGCTGGCCTCACTCACGGGCACACCCCTGCCCTGCCTGCAGGCCATCGACCGCGCCCACCGGCGGCCCGATTGCCTCGCCGGAGTACGTGAACGACTCGACTTCGGCGACATCGACGGCGCACTGGCGATCGTGGAACGACTACTCGGCCCGGAGGCGACCCTGCGGAACGGGCCGCTGCGTGATGCGGTCGAGCGCACCCGCGCGCAACAGGAGATCTACGACGCGTATCGCGCCGGGGCGACAGATCCTGTTCCGCAGCCGGTTCCGGGCGGGCCCCGCTGTCGTCACCACCGCGGTCGGCGTCGGCGCGCCCGTCCGCGCCACGCAACTCAACTCTGACGCCGACAACACCCCCACTTCTCCCACCCCTAGGTGAATCATGTCCACACACACCATGCCCACTGTCACCACAGCCACTGACATCACGGCCACCGACATCACGGCCACCGCGGCCCATTCGACATACCTCGGCAGGGCCGAACTCGACAGGGCCGCCTCGCTCCTCGCGATGCTCGAGGAGACGACCACCGAACAGCGGACCCATGACCAGCTCGAAGCGCTCACGCTCGCGGTGGCCGCCGACCTCCCGGTCCTGCTGTGGGGTGAACCGGGGATCGGCAAGACCGCGGCACTGACACAACTCGCCGAGTCCCTGGACCTGCCACTCACGACGGTGATAGCGAGCGTTCACGAGCCCTCGGACTTCTCCGGGCTACCCATCATCGGGGATGACCCGGCCACCCGGGGCGTTCCCATGGCACCCCCGGACTGGGCCGTTCGTCTCGCCGACGCCGGCCGCGGATTGCTCTTCCTCGACGAGCTCTCCACGGCACCTCCGGCAGTACAGGCGGCGCTCCTGCGACTGGTGCTCGAGAGACGCGTAGGCGCTCTGCAATTGCCTCCCGATGTGCGGATCGTCGCCGCCGCCAACCCGCCGTCGTCGGCGGCGGACGGCTGGGAGCTGAGTGCACCGCTCGCCAACCGTTTCGTCCATCTGCACTGGACCCACGATCACGACGTCGTGGTCCGCGGCCTCGGCGGCACCTGGCCCACGACGGACCTGCCGACCCTGGACGCGGAGAAATTCCCCAGTGCAGTCGATTTCGCGCGCCGAGCCGTGTGCACGTTGCTGGCGGCGCGTCCCGCGCTGGTCCATCAGCTCCCCGGGAGCCAAACCCGTCGGGGCGGCGCCTGGCCCTCGCCGCGAAGTTGGGCCGCGACGGTGCGACTGATCGCGTTCGCCACCGCCGCGTCGGCGTCATCCGACGTCCTGTCGTTGTTGGTCCGCGGCACGGTGGGCGACGGGCCCGGCTTCGAATTGCTGGCGAGTATCGATCACATGGATCTGCCGGATCCCGAAACGCTGCTCGCCGATCCGTCAGCGGCGCAACTCCCCGAGCGAGGTGACCTGTGTCAGGCGACACTCGACGCCGTCGTCGCCGCGGTCCGGCGTCGACCCGATCGGACCCGGTGGGACGCCGCATGGGAGGTGCTGGCCGTCGCGGTCCAGACCGGCGCACCTGATCTCGTGGTGGTTCCGGCGACCACCCTGGCGACGCTACGACGGGACGACTGGCAGATCCCCGCCACCATCGACCGACTGGCGGGGGTGGTGTCGGTGTCCCGCGCGGCCGATGAGGCCGCCGACCGGGTCGCCGCGCGCCCAGGACAGGACCGGATGCGATGACGGTGACCGAAGCATTGGTGTCGACGCCATCGGTGTCGGTCTCGGACCGGATCTACGCTGCTCGCCTGCACGCGGTGCGCGCACGGCCGTACATGGCAACCGCGCTCTACGCCCTGCACCTCATCGAGTCGCCGCTCGTCCCGACCATGAGCGTCGACCGCTATTGGCGGTGCTACCTGTCGCCGGCGTTCGTCGCGAGCCGACCCGAGGAAGAGATCGCCGCTCTCCTGGTGCACGAGGTGTCACATCTCCTCCGGGATCACGCCGCCCGGTCCGACCGGTACGCCGAGGATCACGGCTTCGACAGCCCGGCCGAACGGTTGCGGATGAACATCGCCGCCGACTTCGAGATCAATGACGACGTGTACGGGTCCGGGCTCGTCACGCCCGACGACGCAGTGCACCCGTCCGCACTCGACCTGGACACCGGATTGCTGATGGAGGACTACCTCCGCTGGTTCAGTCTGGGTCCACGGACCGAGGCGATGGCCTGGCTCGAATGCGGTAGCGGAGGCGACGGCCGACATCGCGAGTGGGAACGGGGGCCGGAGGACGCCGATGGTCTGAGCGGCCAGGAGCGCGACGCCGTCCGATTCGCGGTCGCGACGGCGATCTCCGACCGCGCAGGCGATGTCCCGGCCGGCTGGCGGCGGTGGGCGCACGACGCCGTGCACCCGCCGCAGCCATGGCAGGCCCTGTTGGGCGCCGCGATCCGGGCCGCCGTGTCGACCTCCGGCGTCGGCGACGACTACACCTTCGGGCGGCCGGCGAGGCGGTCGGTCGCGCTGCCCGGTGTGATCGTGCCCAGTCTTCGACGGACCCCGCCGAAGGTGAGTGTCGTGATCGACACCTCGGGATCGGTCAGCGACGCCGAACTCGGCAGCGCGCTGCTCGAGGTCGCCGCGATCGCACGTGCCCTCAGCGGCCGACGCGATCTGCTCACCGTGGTGTCGTGCGACGCCGCGGCGCATGTCGCACAACCCATCTGCCGTGCGGAGAGCATCCCGCTACACGGCGGCGGCGGGACCGACCTGCGTACCGGGTTCGACGCCGCCCTGCGTACCCGACCCGACGTTGTCGTCGCACTGACCGACGGACACACTCCGTGGCCGAGTCACCGGCCCGCCTGCCGCACCATCGTCGGGCTCTTCGCTCGCGAGTATCGCGCGTATGCCCCGCTCAACGCTCACCCGTGGCCGCATACTCCGGTGGCACCTATTCCGGCGGTGGGTCGGCGCCACCCGACTGGGCGCAGGTCGTTCGCATCGGCGAGCCGGGCCGGTGAGCGCCTCGAAGGGTCCTCACCACCCACACCACGACCCGCCGCGCCTCGATTTCCGTCCACCTCAGCAGGGTCGAAGGGCATATTCGGGCTGTCGGGATTTGTTGGCCACGATTCACGGGTGTCGGACCTCTAAATCGGGCTTTGAACTGCGATGATGTGTGGATGGCGAAGGATTATCGGCCGGTTGATCGTGACCAGGTATTCCTGCTTCCTCCGGATATGCGGGACTGGGTCGGCCGCGATGACCCGGTATGGCTGGTGATCGCCACGGTGCAACGGATGAACACCGCCTCCGTGCACAAGCTGCGCAAGACCGGCGGTGTCGGGCGGCGTGGCTATGACCCGGACATGTTGTTGACCTTGCTGATTTGGGCGTGGGCTCATGGGCAACGGTCCTCGCGGCAGATCGAGCGTTTGTGCCATCGGGACCTGACCTACCGGGTCATCTGCGCTGGCGATGTCCCCGATCACTCCACGATCGCCCAGTTCCGCAAAGATGCCTCGGCGGTGATGGCTGATTTGTTCGCTGAGTCGTTGACGGTGTGCGCGCAGCTAGGGATGGGCCAGTTGGGTGTCGTCGCTCTTGATGGAGTCAAGATCGCCTCGAATGCCTCGCAGTCGGCCAACCGCACAGAGAAGCATCTGGTCAAAGAACGTCAGGCAGAGGCTCAACAGCTCCGCAGCAAGCTCAAAGACGTTGGTGCACAGTCGGATGCCGAACATGCCGCCAACGATGACGATGGCGATGGCGATGGCGGTGACGAGATCCCGCCGGGTCTCATCAATGCTCCCGGCGCTGAACGGCTCGCCCGAATCGACGCTGCGTTGGCTTCGGCTCGCGAGCACAACCAGGCAGCGCGAGACGCCAAGCCGACCCAGACGCGCGCAGAGATCAACCGTGATCACACGGTTCGGCGCCGCGCGGCCGAAGACGCCAAAGCCCAGCAGTGGGTGGTGGCCTACACCGCCCATCTCGCCGGTGACGGCGACTATCCAGGGGCGCCGCCGATGGCGGCGCAGCTTCAGGCCGCTGTGCTGCGGTTGAGCAAAGCACGTGCTGATCAGCAGACCAAGATCGATGCGTGGGAACGCAAACCGCGTAAACGTAGGCCGCCGAGCGCAGTTGATGACCACAGCTCAGTTCGACAAGCGCGCACACGTGTTAAGCGGGCCGAGGTCCTGGACGCGCAGCTGCGTGCCCGGCGTGTGGCCGAGGACGAAACCTACGCCGCCGCGATCGTGGCCGCCCGCAACCACACTCGCACACCACATCGGGCCAATACCGACACCCGCCGCAACATCACCGACCCGCAGTCCCGGGCCCTGTCGTTGCGTGGTGGTGGCTGGATCCAGGGATACAACTGTCAAGCCGTCACCAGCAGCGACGGCTTGATCATCGCGACCATGGTCACCAACGGGGCCATCGATACCCCACACTTCGTACCGATGATGAACAAGGCCGTCGCCGCCGCTGAACACATTCAGTCCCACCAGCACCCACCACCGGACACGCCGGGAATCGGGCTCTTGCTCGCCGATGCCGGCTACCACTCTGAAGCCAACATCACCGCCGCTGGACCCGACCGGCTCATCGCTTCGACCAAAACCCACAAACTTCGCGTGGCGCGCGCCGAACACTCCACCACCGAAACCACGGCATCCTCACCGGCCCAATCAGATACCGTCGCCACCCCGATCGAGGCAATGGCAACCCGATTGCTCACCGAAGAAGGCCACGCCGCCTACAACAGACGCAGCCACATCGCGGAAACACCGTTCGGGTGGGCTAAACACACCCTCGGTTTCCGTCGATTCACCGGCCGCGGACTCGCACGAGCAAACGCCGAGTTCACCTTCCACGCCATGGTCAACAACATCTGCAAAGCCCTCACCGCCGGCCACCTCGCCACAACCTGACCCGTCACGGGGGCCACACCCCCTCACAGCCCAGAGCTCTCGTGATCCCCGGAGACCACCGGGAAGACCACCGGGAACTTCAAATCCCGACAGCCCGTATTGCCCTCGGAGGACGCTCACGAGGACGTGAAATTCCCGAACCACCGACCGATCCGCCGCGTCCCGGTCGAATGGTCATCCGCGTCGAGCACCGCCCGACGAAACGCGGGGCCGAACGATCCGGTAGATCTGGGGTGCGGCCAGTCGCAGGGAAGGTGACGCAACCGATGACACGGTCAGACGTGAACCCCGAGCGGATCCTGTGGCGGGCCTACGAGCCGATCCACG
Protein-coding sequences here:
- a CDS encoding transposase, whose product is MAKDYRPVDRDQVFLLPPDMRDWVGRDDPVWLVIATVQRMNTASVHKLRKTGGVGRRGYDPDMLLTLLIWAWAHGQRSSRQIERLCHRDLTYRVICAGDVPDHSTIAQFRKDASAVMADLFAESLTVCAQLGMGQLGVVALDGVKIASNASQSANRTEKHLVKERQAEAQQLRSKLKDVGAQSDAEHAANDDDGDGDGGDEIPPGLINAPGAERLARIDAALASAREHNQAARDAKPTQTRAEINRDHTVRRRAAEDAKAQQWVVAYTAHLAGDGDYPGAPPMAAQLQAAVLRLSKARADQQTKIDAWERKPRKRRPPSAVDDHSSVRQARTRVKRAEVLDAQLRARRVAEDETYAAAIVAARNHTRTPHRANTDTRRNITDPQSRALSLRGGGWIQGYNCQAVTSSDGLIIATMVTNGAIDTPHFVPMMNKAVAAAEHIQSHQHPPPDTPGIGLLLADAGYHSEANITAAGPDRLIASTKTHKLRVARAEHSTTETTASSPAQSDTVATPIEAMATRLLTEEGHAAYNRRSHIAETPFGWAKHTLGFRRFTGRGLARANAEFTFHAMVNNICKALTAGHLATT
- the abc-f gene encoding ribosomal protection-like ABC-F family protein yields the protein MTATLVAKDVAGGYAHRVLFDHLDLTVAPGDVIGVVGANGAGKTTLLRVLAGDLAPLEGTITRAPSDAFVGWLPQEHERLPGEVVRAYVARRTGCAAATVAMDAAADALADPGTATSADPADVYAAALDHWLATGAADLDERLPAVLADLGLGDGVIDPDATLMTDLSGGQAARVGLAALLCSRFDIVLLDEPTNDLDLDGLARLEEVVAGMRGGVVLVSHDREFLARSVTRVLELDLAQHTNTVYGGGYESYLEERAVARRHRREEYEEFAAKKADLVARARTQREWSSQGVRNAMRKAPDNDKIRRRAATESSEKQAQKVRQMESRIARLDEVAEPRKEWVLEFTIGSAPRSSSVVATLNEAVVRQGDFVLGPVSLQVNAGERIGITGHNGAGKTTLLRLLLGRVEPDEGTAQLGANVAIGEIDQARGQFTGTRPLAERFEALVPEYSSADVRTLLAKFGLRADHVDRPVGELSPGERTRAGLALLQARGTNVLVLDEPTNHLDLPAIEQLESALDSYDGAVLLVTHDRRMLENVHVDRHWDVDGGRVSER
- a CDS encoding AAA family ATPase, which gives rise to MLEETTTEQRTHDQLEALTLAVAADLPVLLWGEPGIGKTAALTQLAESLDLPLTTVIASVHEPSDFSGLPIIGDDPATRGVPMAPPDWAVRLADAGRGLLFLDELSTAPPAVQAALLRLVLERRVGALQLPPDVRIVAAANPPSSAADGWELSAPLANRFVHLHWTHDHDVVVRGLGGTWPTTDLPTLDAEKFPSAVDFARRAVCTLLAARPALVHQLPGSQTRRGGAWPSPRSWAATVRLIAFATAASASSDVLSLLVRGTVGDGPGFELLASIDHMDLPDPETLLADPSAAQLPERGDLCQATLDAVVAAVRRRPDRTRWDAAWEVLAVAVQTGAPDLVVVPATTLATLRRDDWQIPATIDRLAGVVSVSRAADEAADRVAARPGQDRMR
- a CDS encoding DUF2201 family putative metallopeptidase translates to MTVTEALVSTPSVSVSDRIYAARLHAVRARPYMATALYALHLIESPLVPTMSVDRYWRCYLSPAFVASRPEEEIAALLVHEVSHLLRDHAARSDRYAEDHGFDSPAERLRMNIAADFEINDDVYGSGLVTPDDAVHPSALDLDTGLLMEDYLRWFSLGPRTEAMAWLECGSGGDGRHREWERGPEDADGLSGQERDAVRFAVATAISDRAGDVPAGWRRWAHDAVHPPQPWQALLGAAIRAAVSTSGVGDDYTFGRPARRSVALPGVIVPSLRRTPPKVSVVIDTSGSVSDAELGSALLEVAAIARALSGRRDLLTVVSCDAAAHVAQPICRAESIPLHGGGGTDLRTGFDAALRTRPDVVVALTDGHTPWPSHRPACRTIVGLFAREYRAYAPLNAHPWPHTPVAPIPAVGRRHPTGRRSFASASRAGERLEGSSPPTPRPAAPRFPSTSAGSKGIFGLSGFVGHDSRVSDL
- a CDS encoding DUF1801 domain-containing protein gives rise to the protein MGDSGGFSDQERAAMKERAAELKKEKARGRGNKRAAEELDLLAKLENMEPADRALAERIHAIVTATAPDLAPKLWYGQPAYALKGKVVCFFRSGQDDKERYSTFGFTQNANLDDGGFWPTSFAVSALDTDAEKTIATLVAQAVN
- a CDS encoding NAD(P)/FAD-dependent oxidoreductase, encoding MTSTRETRHFDVVVIGGGNAGLSAAARLLRLGFPDVAVIEPQAVHTYRPLLSYVGGGQASLRDAERTQRSVTPDGVTWLRDTAVVVDAGKRTIRCASGVDIGYRDLILAVGLVPDHDAMPGIDLAIADPAVASNYLDRAEQTWNLVTSMPRGGRAVFTVPRPPVSCTGTTLKPLFLAAAQWRRAGILESLDITLTVDRPHLLGVDGLDARLSECLDELGVRVLLDSSVRLHPVDRRVTVVTGSDTQDVHYDMLHLVPPFRGPDLVTDSGLSGTRDRGLVDIDPHTLRHRTHPSVWGAGDGAAIATDPSGGGLRRQIAVLVDNLAAARAGEELTAYDGYTVAPIATDAHHLIAAEFDRDGTLTSSLPSVIDPLKPRRSAWAFDRYVLPRLYWNAILRGRV